The following are encoded together in the Pedobacter sp. D749 genome:
- a CDS encoding ABC-F family ATP-binding cassette domain-containing protein, with product MISINNLTFLIGSRALYDDANWHIKPGDRAGLIGANGTGKSTLLKIIVGEYAPSSGTVSMSKDLKIGYLNQDLLSYDSHHSILHVAMEAFERQNQLHDEIEELLKKIETDYSEEVLFKLSDKQQEFEALDGYNIEYRANEILAGLGFSTADQLRPLNTFSGGWRMRVMLAKILLQTPDILLLDEPTNHMDLPSIKWLENYLMGFEGAIVIVSHDRYFLDKIVNRTVESRKGKLTVYAGNYSFYVEEKALRGEIQKGEFKNQQAKIKQEERLIERFKAKASKAKMAQSRMKALDKMERIDDVDDDNPTVNFAFKFSKPSGRHVVRIEHANKSYPNVHILDDAEGVIEKGDKIALIGANGKGKSTLLRMIAGTEKFEGFCETGHNVTTTFFAQHQLESLHLENSILEELQAFAPKHSDTELRSILGCFLFTGDDVFKKIKVLSGGEKSRVALAKSLTTDSNFLILDEPTNHLDIQSVNILIQALDQFEGTFIAVSHDRYFLDNVANKIWFIEGGKIKQYPGTYAEYEEWNSKRVIPAAKPIPVKMPEKPKEEPKPITPNTANQLKKLNDELQKTEKLITELEQNVKNIEAELADENVYAKADKLAEANKRYLATKQELDNSQSKWESLAAEIMELEG from the coding sequence ATGATTTCAATAAATAATTTAACTTTCCTGATTGGCTCAAGAGCCTTGTACGATGACGCGAACTGGCACATAAAACCTGGCGACAGAGCCGGTTTGATTGGCGCCAATGGAACAGGAAAATCAACACTTTTAAAAATAATTGTAGGCGAATATGCACCTAGTTCGGGTACTGTTTCCATGTCGAAAGACCTGAAAATTGGCTACTTAAACCAGGATTTACTTTCTTATGATTCTCACCATAGCATTTTGCACGTGGCCATGGAAGCTTTTGAGCGCCAAAACCAGTTGCATGATGAAATTGAAGAACTACTTAAAAAAATCGAAACTGATTATAGCGAAGAGGTTTTATTTAAATTAAGTGATAAACAGCAAGAGTTTGAAGCTTTAGATGGCTATAACATTGAATATAGGGCTAACGAAATTCTGGCTGGTCTGGGTTTTAGCACGGCAGATCAGTTACGTCCGTTAAATACCTTCTCCGGAGGGTGGCGTATGCGCGTAATGCTGGCCAAAATATTACTGCAAACTCCTGATATCTTATTACTGGATGAGCCTACCAACCACATGGATTTACCATCTATTAAATGGCTGGAAAACTATTTAATGGGTTTTGAAGGTGCCATTGTAATTGTATCCCACGATAGGTATTTCTTAGATAAAATTGTAAACCGTACGGTCGAATCGCGCAAGGGCAAGTTAACTGTATATGCAGGTAACTATAGCTTCTATGTGGAAGAAAAAGCCTTACGTGGAGAAATCCAAAAGGGTGAATTTAAAAATCAACAGGCCAAAATTAAACAGGAAGAACGTTTAATTGAGCGCTTTAAAGCAAAGGCGAGCAAGGCTAAAATGGCTCAATCGCGGATGAAAGCTTTAGACAAAATGGAGCGTATTGATGATGTTGATGATGATAACCCGACCGTTAATTTTGCTTTCAAATTTTCTAAACCATCGGGCAGACACGTGGTGCGGATAGAGCATGCCAACAAGAGTTATCCAAATGTGCATATTTTAGATGATGCTGAAGGTGTAATTGAAAAAGGTGATAAAATTGCCTTGATTGGTGCCAACGGTAAGGGTAAATCTACTTTATTGAGAATGATTGCCGGAACTGAAAAATTTGAAGGTTTCTGCGAAACGGGTCATAATGTTACCACCACTTTCTTTGCGCAGCACCAATTGGAGTCGCTGCATTTAGAAAATTCAATTTTAGAAGAATTACAGGCATTTGCCCCAAAACATAGCGATACTGAATTACGGAGTATTTTAGGTTGTTTCCTTTTTACCGGTGATGATGTTTTCAAAAAGATCAAAGTGCTTTCGGGAGGAGAAAAATCGCGTGTGGCCCTTGCTAAATCTTTAACAACAGATTCAAATTTCCTGATTCTGGATGAGCCTACCAATCACCTGGATATCCAATCGGTAAACATCCTGATTCAGGCACTGGATCAATTTGAAGGTACTTTTATTGCCGTATCTCACGATAGGTATTTCTTAGATAATGTGGCCAACAAAATCTGGTTTATAGAAGGCGGAAAAATTAAACAATACCCTGGTACTTATGCCGAATATGAAGAGTGGAATAGCAAAAGGGTAATTCCTGCTGCGAAACCTATTCCGGTTAAAATGCCAGAAAAACCAAAAGAAGAACCAAAACCAATTACTCCCAATACGGCGAACCAGTTGAAAAAGCTGAATGACGAGCTGCAAAAAACAGAGAAATTGATTACCGAACTGGAGCAGAACGTTAAAAACATTGAAGCAGAACTGGCAGATGAAAATGTTTACGCCAAAGCCGATAAATTAGCAGAAGCCAACAAACGTTATTTAGCAACTAAACAAGAGTTAGATAACAGCCAAAGTAAATGGGAAAGTTTAGCTGCTGAGATTATGGAGCTGGAAGGTTAG
- a CDS encoding NAD(P)-dependent oxidoreductase, translated as MKVALIGASGFVGKAILNELVSRGNEVIAIARDTAKIESTNDLVNKIAVDVLETEKLAAALKGADAVVSAFNAGWTNPNLYNDTVEGANAIQAAVKASGVKRYIFIGGAGTLQIDGHQIVDGPNFPAEYKPGATAVRDYFNTLKLEKELDWLFFSPAIEMNQGITIGRTGKYRLGKTSPVFNEEGRSILSVEDLAIVIADELENKAHHQEQFTAAY; from the coding sequence ATGAAAGTAGCATTAATTGGAGCCTCCGGATTTGTAGGCAAAGCGATTTTGAACGAATTAGTAAGTCGTGGAAATGAAGTGATTGCCATTGCACGCGATACCGCCAAAATTGAAAGTACCAATGATCTTGTGAATAAAATTGCTGTCGATGTTTTAGAAACGGAAAAATTAGCAGCAGCTTTAAAAGGAGCGGATGCGGTGGTAAGTGCTTTTAACGCAGGCTGGACCAACCCAAATTTATATAACGATACAGTAGAGGGTGCAAATGCCATTCAGGCTGCTGTAAAGGCATCGGGCGTTAAACGTTATATTTTTATCGGTGGAGCAGGTACTTTGCAGATTGATGGTCACCAAATCGTAGACGGACCAAACTTCCCTGCCGAGTACAAACCAGGAGCAACAGCAGTAAGAGATTATTTTAATACGCTAAAACTAGAGAAAGAATTAGATTGGTTGTTTTTTAGTCCGGCTATTGAGATGAATCAAGGCATCACTATTGGCCGCACCGGAAAATACCGCTTGGGTAAAACTAGCCCGGTTTTTAATGAAGAAGGCCGTTCTATTTTATCGGTAGAAGATTTGGCGATTGTTATTGCTGATGAGCTGGAAAATAAAGCACATCATCAGGAGCAGTTTACAGCAGCGTACTAA
- a CDS encoding Rrf2 family transcriptional regulator: MSNSRFPISLHILTLLNEAKGAVVSSEYLAGSININPVLVRKEIMNLRKHGFVESKEGKGGGSFLAKSAKDINLGEVYQSVRSSNVLGQHKNEPNPKCPIGRQINQHLDSLYSNAENALIANLSKQTLADFASAFE; the protein is encoded by the coding sequence ATGAGCAATAGCCGGTTTCCAATCTCCCTACACATTTTAACCTTATTAAATGAGGCGAAAGGTGCTGTTGTGAGTTCAGAGTATCTGGCCGGAAGTATCAATATTAATCCTGTTTTGGTCCGCAAGGAAATTATGAATTTACGGAAACATGGTTTTGTTGAAAGTAAAGAAGGTAAGGGAGGAGGTTCATTTCTGGCTAAAAGTGCCAAAGATATTAATCTGGGCGAAGTGTACCAATCGGTTAGAAGCAGCAATGTGTTGGGGCAACATAAAAATGAACCGAATCCTAAATGTCCGATCGGTAGACAGATCAATCAACATTTAGATTCCCTGTATAGCAATGCAGAGAATGCGCTAATCGCCAATTTATCAAAACAGACATTGGCAGATTTTGCCTCGGCGTTTGAATAA
- a CDS encoding DUF5103 domain-containing protein, producing MQKILIPVLFFISTLAFAQNDTKFTNENKIYLPNIKTVLCYNSNKEQSLPVIMLNSSETITFSFDDLLAGTQNYWYTIEHCTAEWETSKISSIDYLGSFNDDRIINYHYSSNTTRKYTHYEVSLPNTQIQPKIGGNYILKVYLDGDKNKPVISQRFYMLDSQIAVAAEVNNSMQVENRNYKQKINFTINHTFPIPNPYQDIKAVVMQNFNANTIQVNTKPAFVRPNQLVYNDLNTNDFWGDNEFRKFDTRSLRYKADNVKDIYRDNQSVNVILFQDASRTVGAFANQYDENGNFFIRNTDGRDDKTEAEYMSVLFTLNAPAPSPNGDAYVVGRFNNFTISNENKLLYDANRKQFYGNVILKQGLYDYEYAWYNKDTKLMETKPFEGAFFQTENSYQIFVYYRRPGARWDTLVGYTNLSNKVSDRR from the coding sequence ATGCAGAAAATATTAATTCCGGTTTTATTTTTCATCTCTACTTTAGCTTTTGCACAAAACGATACAAAGTTTACCAACGAGAATAAAATTTATCTTCCAAATATTAAAACTGTGCTTTGCTATAACAGCAATAAAGAGCAAAGTTTACCTGTTATTATGCTCAATTCTTCAGAAACAATCACTTTTTCTTTTGATGACCTGCTGGCAGGCACCCAAAATTACTGGTATACCATTGAACATTGTACTGCAGAATGGGAGACTTCTAAAATTTCGAGCATTGATTATCTGGGGAGTTTTAATGATGACCGCATCATCAATTATCACTACTCTTCTAACACCACACGAAAATACACCCATTACGAAGTCAGCTTACCCAATACCCAAATTCAACCCAAAATCGGCGGCAATTATATATTAAAAGTCTATTTAGATGGCGACAAAAACAAACCGGTTATTTCGCAGCGCTTCTACATGCTCGATAGTCAGATAGCTGTAGCAGCAGAAGTAAACAATTCCATGCAGGTAGAAAACAGGAATTATAAACAAAAAATCAATTTTACCATTAACCATACTTTCCCCATCCCTAACCCCTATCAGGATATAAAAGCGGTGGTGATGCAGAATTTTAATGCGAATACCATTCAGGTTAATACCAAACCAGCCTTTGTACGGCCAAACCAATTGGTTTATAACGACCTCAATACGAATGATTTTTGGGGAGACAACGAATTTAGGAAATTTGATACGAGGAGTTTGCGTTACAAGGCAGATAATGTGAAGGATATTTATCGCGATAATCAATCCGTAAATGTTATACTTTTCCAGGATGCATCCAGAACTGTAGGTGCATTTGCCAACCAGTACGATGAAAACGGAAACTTTTTTATCCGCAATACCGACGGGCGCGACGATAAAACAGAAGCAGAGTACATGAGTGTTTTATTCACTTTAAATGCCCCGGCACCCAGCCCTAACGGCGATGCTTATGTTGTTGGCCGGTTTAACAATTTTACCATAAGCAATGAAAATAAACTCCTCTACGATGCCAACAGGAAACAATTTTATGGCAATGTGATCCTCAAACAAGGCCTCTACGATTATGAGTATGCCTGGTATAATAAAGATACCAAACTAATGGAAACCAAACCTTTTGAGGGTGCATTTTTCCAGACTGAAAACAGCTATCAGATCTTCGTTTATTATCGTCGCCCTGGTGCGCGTTGGGATAC